One part of the Aurantibacillus circumpalustris genome encodes these proteins:
- the gcvT gene encoding glycine cleavage system aminomethyltransferase GcvT, with translation MKSTALTNKHISLGAKMVPFAGYNMPVSYKGLNEEHAAVRNSVGVFDVSHMGEFILKGPNALNLIQKVTSNDASVLTDGKAQYSCLPNNDGGIVDDLLVYKIDAETYMLVVNASNIEKDWNWIKQNDSWNVDLKNISDDTSLLAVQGPNALKALQKLTDVQLSDIPYYSFVKGKFNDTDNIVISNTGYTGAGGFELYFDNKYAEKMWDAIFEAGKEFDIRPIGLGARDTLRLEMGFCLYGNDIDDTTSPIEAGLGWITKFTKDFTNRAKIEEQKQKGVSKKLVGFEMIDRGIPRHDYQIADANGNVIGKVTSGTQSPTLNKALGLGYVNTAFSKADTEIYILIRDKAIKAKVCKIPFLKK, from the coding sequence TTCCTTTTGCAGGTTACAACATGCCTGTTTCTTACAAAGGTTTAAACGAAGAACATGCTGCTGTGCGTAATAGTGTAGGTGTGTTTGATGTAAGTCACATGGGAGAGTTTATTTTAAAGGGGCCAAATGCATTAAATCTAATTCAAAAAGTAACCAGTAACGATGCCTCTGTATTAACTGACGGTAAAGCTCAATATTCTTGTTTGCCAAATAATGATGGCGGCATAGTTGATGATCTTCTTGTTTACAAAATTGACGCTGAAACGTATATGTTGGTTGTAAACGCAAGTAACATTGAAAAAGACTGGAATTGGATAAAACAAAACGATAGTTGGAACGTAGATCTGAAAAACATTTCAGATGACACCTCTTTATTAGCTGTTCAAGGTCCGAATGCTCTTAAAGCCTTGCAAAAACTAACTGATGTTCAACTTTCTGACATTCCTTATTATAGTTTTGTAAAAGGAAAGTTTAATGACACTGATAATATAGTTATCAGTAACACTGGATACACGGGAGCAGGCGGTTTTGAGTTGTATTTCGATAACAAATACGCTGAAAAGATGTGGGATGCTATTTTTGAGGCTGGAAAAGAATTTGATATTCGTCCTATTGGTCTAGGTGCACGTGATACTCTGCGTTTAGAAATGGGATTTTGTTTGTATGGTAACGATATTGATGATACAACTTCTCCCATTGAAGCAGGATTAGGCTGGATTACCAAGTTTACTAAAGACTTTACAAATCGCGCAAAAATTGAAGAACAAAAACAAAAGGGTGTAAGCAAAAAATTAGTTGGTTTTGAAATGATTGATCGCGGAATTCCTCGTCACGACTATCAAATAGCAGATGCAAATGGAAATGTAATTGGAAAAGTTACCTCTGGAACTCAATCTCCAACTTTAAATAAAGCTTTAGGCTTAGGTTATGTAAATACTGCGTTTTCAAAAGCGGATACTGAAATTTATATTCTGATTCGCGATAAAGCTATAAAAGCGAAAGTTTGTAAAATTCCTTTCTTAAAAAAGTAA
- a CDS encoding toxin-antitoxin system YwqK family antitoxin: MKKFIPVLILFCYVELMQSQTWELFGNDTINKIDANGKKQSRWIVMGKHKPGSCYKPDQKAEEGKYLDNRKAEIWYEYYCNSNMKNKLTFVNGRPDGYAQMFHENGKISEEGNWKNNRWVGNYKLYYDNGQVQHEFVFSQTGKREGPQKYFYDNGQLAIEGNFSNGKESGIIKEYYENGDQKAEKNFADGNVDVASIKEFQPKKPIAPKSENPAENAPAVKVKDDERPNEAAKKGIPAKGPMMLNGQYTLYNRDKQITKDGVFKDNRFMDGKAYFYNDNGILTRVAVYKNGIYVGDTQVEN, from the coding sequence ATGAAGAAATTTATACCTGTTTTAATTCTGTTCTGTTATGTAGAACTCATGCAATCCCAAACTTGGGAGCTCTTTGGCAATGATACTATTAATAAAATTGACGCGAACGGTAAAAAGCAATCTCGATGGATCGTAATGGGCAAACACAAGCCCGGATCTTGTTACAAACCCGATCAAAAAGCAGAAGAAGGTAAATATCTCGATAATCGTAAAGCTGAAATTTGGTATGAATATTATTGTAATAGTAATATGAAAAACAAATTAACCTTCGTAAATGGTCGTCCTGATGGTTATGCGCAAATGTTTCATGAAAATGGAAAAATAAGTGAAGAAGGAAATTGGAAAAATAACCGCTGGGTAGGCAACTACAAGCTTTATTATGATAACGGGCAGGTTCAACATGAATTTGTTTTTAGTCAAACTGGTAAACGGGAAGGTCCTCAGAAATACTTTTACGATAATGGTCAACTAGCAATCGAAGGAAATTTTTCTAACGGTAAGGAAAGTGGTATTATTAAAGAATATTACGAAAATGGCGATCAAAAAGCAGAGAAAAATTTTGCAGACGGGAATGTAGATGTAGCTTCTATCAAGGAGTTTCAACCAAAAAAACCTATCGCTCCTAAATCTGAAAATCCTGCCGAAAATGCTCCTGCGGTAAAAGTAAAAGATGATGAACGTCCAAATGAAGCTGCAAAAAAAGGTATTCCAGCTAAAGGGCCTATGATGTTAAACGGCCAGTATACTTTGTACAATAGAGACAAACAAATTACAAAAGATGGTGTTTTTAAAGACAATCGTTTTATGGATGGAAAAGCCTACTTCTATAACGACAATGGTATCTTAACTCGCGTGGCCGTTTATAAAAATGGTATTTACGTTGGTGATACCCAAGTAGAAAATTAA
- a CDS encoding diacylglycerol/lipid kinase family protein, with the protein MQNTESITKSSAFKMPRKILFIVNPNAGKRISEKIIDAIKKNVPKEINYVVVIWKDKDHFEEITELLKTQGFTDAIAVGGDGTVNHVAKTILNTGITLGIVPIGSGNGLARSLGLSMKIDEVVRQIAQGKTTTIDSGSVNGIPFFCTSGIGFDAHIGNLFASLEKRGLQGYVKITFRELFKYRAKNYTIEFNGQTIQRKAFLITVANAGQYGNDFYIAPQANIEDGLFHIAILKPFNFFQVFGLMIKILSNKAHLSKHVETYSTNTVKITRDQKDTIHFDGDPEFTDKEVFFENKHQSLKVIVGEHYKSSKV; encoded by the coding sequence ATGCAAAACACAGAATCTATAACGAAATCATCAGCGTTTAAAATGCCACGTAAAATATTGTTTATTGTTAATCCTAATGCAGGAAAACGGATTTCAGAAAAAATTATTGACGCCATTAAAAAAAATGTGCCGAAGGAAATAAATTATGTAGTGGTTATTTGGAAAGATAAAGATCACTTTGAAGAAATAACGGAGCTTCTAAAAACGCAGGGGTTCACAGATGCAATAGCTGTAGGCGGAGATGGTACTGTGAATCACGTTGCAAAAACAATTTTAAATACAGGCATAACATTGGGAATAGTTCCAATAGGTTCTGGAAATGGTTTGGCCAGATCTCTTGGCTTATCAATGAAAATCGATGAAGTGGTACGACAAATAGCACAAGGCAAAACTACAACCATTGATAGCGGCTCTGTGAATGGTATTCCGTTTTTTTGCACGAGCGGAATAGGTTTCGATGCACATATTGGCAATCTGTTCGCATCACTTGAAAAAAGAGGCTTGCAAGGCTATGTCAAAATCACCTTCAGAGAACTATTTAAATACAGGGCAAAAAATTATACAATTGAATTTAACGGACAAACAATTCAACGTAAAGCATTTTTAATCACCGTTGCCAATGCAGGACAGTATGGGAATGATTTTTATATCGCTCCACAGGCAAACATTGAAGACGGATTGTTTCACATAGCAATTTTGAAACCGTTTAATTTTTTCCAGGTTTTTGGATTGATGATAAAAATACTTTCTAATAAAGCCCACTTAAGTAAACATGTTGAAACTTATTCTACAAACACTGTAAAAATTACTAGAGATCAAAAAGACACGATACATTTTGATGGTGATCCTGAATTCACCGATAAAGAAGTGTTTTTTGAAAATAAACACCAGTCACTAAAAGTAATTGTAGGAGAGCATTATAAAAGTTCTAAAGTTTAG
- a CDS encoding glycosyltransferase family protein produces the protein MSRKYILSIQGEGRGHMTQALSMYDMLVEAGHTVCAVILGSSGTRDVPRFFFDKIKCPIIQLQSPNFVCDKDNKSINITRSVTHNFKKIRTFRDSLKQIDFLMKEHQPDVVINFFDLLIGLYYRFYKPKAKLICVAHQYIYFHQDFEFPAGHWLDKAAIKFFTRLTSTGSSKNLGLSFYKIHTNNEEVVIVPPLLRKEIFELQTGKDDFYLIYLVNSGYFEEVLSWHKNNPEIVLHCFTDRPDKINSSYEFDKTKLFVHAINDTLFLEMMSKSKGLASSAGFESVCEAMYLGKPVMMVPIQGHYEQFCNSRDAYKAGAGIFSDSFDLSKLTNFSSTFDASNPWFKNWVANAKHRIYNEIISV, from the coding sequence ATGTCGAGAAAGTATATTTTAAGTATTCAAGGCGAAGGCCGCGGACACATGACTCAGGCACTAAGCATGTACGATATGTTAGTGGAGGCTGGTCATACAGTTTGTGCTGTTATTCTCGGATCCTCTGGCACAAGAGATGTTCCAAGGTTTTTCTTTGATAAAATTAAATGCCCCATCATTCAATTGCAAAGTCCAAATTTTGTTTGTGATAAAGACAATAAAAGCATAAATATTACAAGGTCTGTAACGCATAATTTTAAAAAGATAAGAACGTTTAGAGATAGTCTGAAACAGATTGACTTCCTTATGAAAGAACACCAACCGGATGTGGTGATAAATTTTTTCGATTTGTTAATTGGACTGTATTATCGGTTTTATAAACCAAAAGCGAAACTTATTTGTGTAGCACACCAATATATTTATTTTCATCAGGATTTTGAATTCCCAGCCGGACATTGGCTCGACAAGGCGGCAATAAAATTCTTTACGCGATTAACTTCTACAGGTTCTTCGAAAAATCTAGGGCTTTCATTTTATAAAATACACACAAACAACGAGGAAGTTGTTATTGTGCCACCACTTTTGAGAAAAGAAATTTTTGAATTACAGACCGGAAAAGACGATTTTTATCTGATATACCTTGTAAACAGTGGTTATTTTGAGGAAGTATTAAGTTGGCACAAAAACAATCCAGAGATTGTTCTACACTGTTTTACGGATCGACCCGATAAAATTAATTCTAGTTATGAATTTGACAAAACAAAACTTTTTGTCCACGCCATTAACGACACCTTGTTTTTAGAGATGATGAGTAAGTCTAAAGGACTAGCTAGTAGCGCGGGATTTGAGAGTGTGTGCGAAGCAATGTATTTGGGAAAACCGGTCATGATGGTTCCAATTCAAGGGCACTACGAACAGTTTTGTAACTCACGCGATGCGTATAAGGCAGGCGCTGGAATTTTTTCAGATAGCTTTGATTTAAGCAAATTAACCAATTTTTCTAGTACTTTTGACGCTTCAAATCCTTGGTTTAAAAATTGGGTAGCAAATGCAAAACACAGAATCTATAACGAAATCATCAGCGTTTAA
- a CDS encoding UDP-2,3-diacylglucosamine diphosphatase, translated as MKTFYKTIVLSDIHLGIKASKAKEVVNFLKHHKCETLILNGDIIDGWQLRKSGKWTKQHSNFFKHIISLTSKNKCKIIYIRGNHDDFLEEIMPLRIGNFSIRKYYVHYGVQKKYFVTHGDLFDSITSKLKWIAKLGDVGYTFLLWLNRHYNSYREKRGMPYYSLSQIVKAKVKSAVSFISDYENELVKVAKSRRCHGIICGHIHQPAIKEINGIEYLNSGDWVESLTALVEDVEGNWKIINYQEWLDMLPQKTAKEENKESKNESTFINEILPKGVTINNP; from the coding sequence ATGAAGACCTTTTACAAAACTATTGTTCTTTCTGACATTCACCTTGGAATTAAAGCCAGTAAAGCTAAAGAAGTTGTAAACTTCTTAAAACACCATAAGTGTGAAACCCTTATTCTTAACGGAGATATCATAGATGGCTGGCAATTAAGAAAAAGCGGCAAGTGGACAAAACAACACAGCAATTTTTTTAAACACATCATTAGTTTAACTTCTAAAAACAAGTGTAAGATTATTTACATACGTGGAAACCATGATGATTTTCTTGAAGAAATAATGCCGTTGCGTATAGGTAATTTTTCCATTAGAAAATACTATGTGCATTATGGCGTTCAGAAAAAATATTTTGTTACGCACGGTGATTTATTCGATAGCATTACCTCCAAACTTAAATGGATTGCAAAACTCGGTGATGTGGGATACACTTTTTTATTGTGGCTAAACCGTCATTATAACTCTTACCGAGAAAAACGTGGAATGCCTTATTATTCATTATCTCAGATAGTAAAGGCAAAAGTGAAGTCAGCCGTTTCATTTATTTCAGATTATGAAAACGAATTAGTAAAGGTTGCTAAATCGCGTAGATGCCATGGAATAATTTGCGGTCATATTCATCAACCTGCCATAAAGGAAATTAATGGAATTGAATACCTCAACTCAGGCGATTGGGTGGAAAGTCTCACCGCACTTGTGGAAGACGTTGAAGGAAATTGGAAAATAATAAATTATCAAGAATGGCTCGATATGCTTCCGCAAAAAACGGCTAAAGAGGAAAATAAAGAATCCAAAAACGAATCAACCTTCATCAATGAAATTTTGCCAAAAGGCGTAACAATTAATAATCCATAA
- a CDS encoding choice-of-anchor I family protein: protein MKKIYLFTQSKSAQFLLLKNCLLLFVLYSASIMNAQTIVYSTTFGTVANVNPSGWTFFGLGMNISTNNASSGYAGASGGACLGEGNSTTFTNTSGSPQATSPLGTSEAILLVSTTGYSNVALSFGMRKSSAGYNTNATYTLAWSTNGTTYNTITYTEAAAGNWDLVSGPGLLLPVGAANQTNLYIKWTFVRTGTASNFKIDDVTISGNIPVVTPATISFLSNDTTVMENASSAAVFLKLTSTSSASSAISVSVSTLSNATSGDYALGVSTVTFAANAPVNSTASITINLTNDALVESSEYIILRLSSPQNANMGTISQFAFYIGDDDKIIPSPANTLSLNLIGSFSNGVSGSNSAEIVAHDPGTQRLFIANSIGAKLDIVDFVDPANPVLLYSVPITTYGNINSVAVRNGIVAAAIENGTNPQDSGKVVFFNTNGVYLNQVKVGMMPDMITFNQAGTKVLTANEGEPNAAYTNDPDGSVSIINISGGISSLTQSNVAHVTFTVYNGQESTLRNQGIRIFGLNASASKDFEPEYITVSKDDTKAWVGLQENNAIVEINLTTNTINYIKALGTKDFSLLNNGLDASNVTKGVNISNFPVKGFYMPDAIASYTVGGVNYIISANEGDSRDYTGYSEEKRISTLILDPTKFPNSAELQNNYVLGRLNATNANGDIDNDNDIDTIYCYGSRSFSIWNATTGNQVYDSKDDFELITATNSFSVLFNASNTNATKKDRSDDKGPEPEGVAIGTIGSNIYAFIALERIGGVVVYDVTNPLAPFFVTYVNNRSLPSNGPDLGSEGIIFIPQFQSPNGQHIVIAANEVSSTLTFWGIPGCSSPLSSSLAISGSTTNACSNNPPILSVSSATGVTYQWSNNGNAISGANSNTLAVTSSGNYSIAIVGGTNCATGSITRSLTVNPTPTISVVGPTAVCIGSTITQTLSGATSYSYNSVTSTSIISFTPSASGNYTLLAMSSASCATSLIKSITVNPLPIVTLNATPTIICLGEITTLSANGAATYSWNTGASATSLTLSPTSTTGFTVTGTSVDGCKASNSKTVIVNPLPVLTLNSSKDIICTGETVTLTASGTNSYLWNTGASIPAIAVNPITNTTYTVTGTDTQNCSAKAVITQTVSECTSLQNFSSNELNYIVYPNPAINEINISFENEKTVAIKLVNALGKIVIEEQNYFSNTSLNVNRLTKGVYFVQIVSKSGNVLKKIIVE from the coding sequence ATGAAAAAAATTTACCTTTTTACTCAATCAAAAAGCGCACAGTTCTTATTATTAAAAAATTGTCTATTGCTTTTCGTTTTGTATTCCGCAAGCATTATGAATGCACAAACAATAGTTTATTCAACTACTTTCGGCACAGTAGCAAATGTTAACCCAAGTGGTTGGACTTTTTTTGGTTTAGGAATGAACATAAGCACAAATAATGCGTCTTCTGGATACGCTGGAGCTTCGGGTGGTGCATGTTTGGGAGAAGGAAATTCAACAACCTTTACAAACACTTCCGGTTCGCCACAAGCAACATCGCCTTTGGGAACTTCAGAAGCAATCTTATTAGTAAGCACGACTGGCTATTCTAACGTGGCACTTTCTTTTGGAATGCGTAAGTCTTCTGCAGGATACAATACAAATGCAACTTACACCTTAGCTTGGAGTACGAATGGTACCACCTATAATACAATCACTTATACTGAAGCCGCTGCTGGTAATTGGGATTTGGTTTCAGGGCCTGGGTTACTATTACCGGTTGGGGCGGCGAATCAAACCAATCTATACATTAAGTGGACTTTTGTAAGAACAGGAACGGCCTCTAATTTTAAAATTGATGATGTAACAATATCAGGAAATATCCCTGTGGTAACACCTGCAACAATTTCTTTTTTGAGTAATGATACAACTGTGATGGAGAACGCATCATCCGCAGCAGTTTTTTTAAAACTAACTTCAACTAGTTCTGCATCTTCGGCAATTTCAGTGAGCGTTTCAACCTTATCTAATGCAACTTCAGGAGACTATGCGCTGGGCGTGAGCACCGTAACTTTTGCCGCTAATGCGCCTGTTAATTCAACGGCATCTATTACAATTAATCTTACGAACGATGCTTTGGTTGAAAGCTCAGAATACATCATACTGCGTTTAAGTAGCCCTCAAAACGCGAACATGGGAACAATCAGTCAGTTTGCATTTTACATTGGCGATGATGATAAAATTATTCCTTCACCAGCAAACACATTATCATTAAATTTAATTGGTAGTTTTTCAAATGGCGTTAGTGGTTCTAATTCTGCTGAGATTGTAGCACATGACCCTGGAACGCAGCGCTTGTTTATCGCAAACAGTATCGGCGCGAAGTTGGATATTGTAGATTTTGTAGATCCAGCAAACCCAGTTTTACTTTATTCTGTTCCTATTACTACTTACGGAAATATTAATTCAGTGGCCGTTAGAAACGGAATTGTTGCTGCGGCAATTGAAAATGGAACAAATCCACAGGATTCCGGTAAAGTTGTTTTCTTTAACACAAATGGTGTTTATCTAAACCAGGTAAAAGTTGGAATGATGCCAGATATGATAACCTTTAATCAAGCAGGTACGAAAGTATTAACAGCGAATGAAGGAGAGCCGAATGCAGCCTACACCAATGATCCTGACGGATCTGTGAGTATAATAAACATCTCCGGAGGTATATCTTCTCTCACGCAATCAAACGTTGCTCATGTTACATTTACGGTTTATAATGGACAAGAAAGTACTTTAAGAAATCAGGGTATTCGAATTTTCGGTTTGAATGCAAGCGCTTCTAAAGATTTTGAACCGGAATATATTACCGTTTCAAAAGATGATACAAAAGCATGGGTTGGTCTTCAAGAAAACAATGCAATTGTGGAAATTAATTTAACAACAAACACCATAAATTACATTAAAGCTTTAGGTACAAAAGATTTTTCTTTATTAAACAACGGTTTGGATGCGTCAAATGTTACTAAGGGGGTTAATATTTCAAACTTTCCGGTGAAAGGATTTTACATGCCGGATGCAATTGCCTCTTATACTGTGGGTGGGGTTAATTACATTATTAGTGCAAACGAGGGCGATTCAAGAGATTATACAGGGTATTCAGAAGAAAAAAGAATTTCAACATTAATTCTTGATCCAACGAAATTTCCAAATTCAGCTGAGTTGCAAAATAATTATGTACTAGGAAGACTCAATGCAACCAACGCTAACGGCGATATTGACAATGATAATGACATTGATACTATTTATTGTTATGGTTCCCGTTCCTTTTCAATTTGGAATGCTACTACTGGCAATCAGGTTTATGATAGTAAGGATGATTTCGAATTAATAACCGCAACCAATTCTTTCTCAGTTTTATTTAATGCTAGCAACACAAATGCAACCAAGAAAGATAGAAGCGATGATAAAGGTCCAGAACCCGAAGGTGTTGCAATTGGAACTATTGGTTCGAATATTTATGCTTTCATTGCTCTCGAGCGTATTGGAGGTGTTGTGGTTTATGATGTTACTAATCCATTGGCTCCATTTTTTGTAACGTATGTAAATAACAGAAGTTTACCTTCAAACGGTCCTGATCTTGGTTCTGAGGGGATTATTTTCATTCCGCAATTCCAAAGCCCTAACGGTCAGCACATTGTTATTGCGGCAAATGAAGTTAGCAGTACTCTAACTTTTTGGGGAATTCCAGGTTGTTCGAGCCCGCTTTCAAGTTCTTTAGCTATTTCGGGAAGTACAACAAATGCGTGTTCAAATAATCCTCCTATACTGAGCGTGTCAAGCGCTACGGGTGTTACCTATCAGTGGAGTAATAATGGAAATGCAATAAGTGGAGCCAATTCTAACACTCTTGCAGTAACCAGTAGTGGTAATTATTCGATTGCCATTGTTGGGGGTACAAATTGCGCCACAGGATCCATTACAAGGAGCTTGACAGTAAACCCAACTCCAACAATTTCTGTAGTAGGGCCAACTGCTGTATGTATTGGTAGTACAATTACTCAAACGCTTTCTGGCGCCACGAGTTATTCATACAATTCTGTCACTTCAACTTCAATCATTTCATTTACACCTAGCGCTTCAGGGAATTATACATTGTTGGCAATGAGTTCAGCAAGTTGCGCTACCAGCTTAATTAAATCAATAACTGTTAACCCGCTACCAATTGTAACTTTAAATGCAACACCGACGATTATATGTCTGGGAGAAATAACGACATTAAGTGCAAATGGAGCAGCAACCTATTCGTGGAATACAGGAGCTTCTGCCACAAGCCTAACACTTAGCCCAACAAGCACAACTGGTTTTACGGTAACAGGAACGAGTGTTGATGGATGTAAGGCATCCAATTCAAAAACAGTAATTGTTAATCCTTTACCGGTTCTTACTTTGAATTCTTCTAAGGACATTATATGCACCGGTGAAACTGTTACTTTAACTGCAAGTGGAACAAATTCTTATCTATGGAACACCGGTGCTTCAATTCCTGCAATAGCTGTTAATCCAATTACAAACACGACCTATACGGTTACGGGTACAGACACTCAGAACTGTTCTGCGAAGGCAGTAATAACACAAACTGTATCAGAATGCACTTCTTTACAAAATTTCAGCTCAAATGAATTGAACTACATAGTTTATCCAAATCCTGCAATCAATGAAATAAACATTTCTTTTGAAAATGAGAAAACAGTTGCGATTAAACTTGTAAATGCTCTAGGTAAAATTGTTATAGAAGAACAAAACTATTTCTCAAATACTTCTTTAAATGTGAATAGACTTACAAAAGGAGTTTATTTTGTTCAAATAGTTTCTAAGTCTGGTAATGTTCTTAAAAAGATAATTGTAGAATAA
- the amaB gene encoding L-piperidine-6-carboxylate dehydrogenase, translating to MQKTLKALGLKEINDGCSTGQNWFANGEILESYSPVDGKLIAKVKTATQEDYQKIVKTADEAFKYWRTLPAPKRGEIVRQFGDKLRAKKADLGKLVSYEMGKSLQEGLGEVQEMIDICDFAVGQARMLYGTQFHSERPKHRMMEQWHPLGIVGIISAFNFPVAVWAWNTALAWICGDVCIWKPSEKTPLCSIACQNIWNEVAIENDLPEGISSIVNGDHVVGALMTEDPRLPLISATGSTRMGRIVGTAVAERFGKSILELGGNNAIIITENADLHMTIVGAVFGAVGTAGQRCTSTRRLIIHESVYDTVKENLIKAYGQLKIGDPLDEKNHVGPLIDKEAVRNYQSSIESIIAEGGRIIVEGGVLEGRGYESGCYVKPAIAEAKNDMAIVQHETFAPILYLIKYKTLDEAIDYQNAVPQGLSSAIMTTNMREAELFLSAMGSDCGIANVNIGTSGAEIGGAFGGEKETGGGRESGSDAWKAYMRRQTNTLNWGDTLPLAQGIKFDLG from the coding sequence ATGCAAAAAACACTGAAAGCTTTAGGTCTAAAGGAAATAAATGATGGATGTTCGACTGGTCAAAACTGGTTTGCAAATGGAGAAATTTTAGAATCCTATAGCCCCGTTGATGGAAAATTAATTGCGAAAGTAAAAACCGCTACTCAGGAAGATTATCAAAAAATAGTAAAAACAGCAGATGAGGCATTTAAATATTGGAGAACGTTGCCAGCACCTAAACGCGGAGAAATTGTACGTCAGTTTGGAGATAAATTACGTGCTAAAAAAGCAGACCTTGGTAAACTTGTTTCTTACGAAATGGGGAAATCTCTTCAAGAAGGTTTAGGCGAAGTTCAGGAAATGATTGACATATGTGATTTTGCTGTAGGACAAGCACGTATGTTATATGGAACGCAGTTTCACAGTGAACGACCTAAGCACAGAATGATGGAGCAATGGCATCCACTTGGAATTGTTGGTATTATTTCTGCTTTTAATTTTCCTGTTGCGGTATGGGCTTGGAACACCGCACTTGCATGGATTTGTGGCGACGTTTGTATTTGGAAACCTTCCGAAAAAACTCCTTTGTGTTCTATCGCTTGCCAAAATATATGGAATGAAGTTGCAATAGAAAATGATTTACCCGAAGGCATCTCTAGCATTGTAAATGGTGATCATGTTGTTGGAGCGCTAATGACTGAAGACCCACGTCTTCCTTTAATCTCAGCAACAGGATCTACACGAATGGGTAGAATTGTTGGAACTGCGGTTGCAGAACGTTTTGGAAAAAGTATTTTAGAATTAGGTGGTAACAACGCTATTATCATTACTGAAAATGCCGACTTACACATGACAATTGTAGGTGCTGTTTTTGGAGCAGTAGGAACTGCGGGACAACGTTGCACCTCAACCCGTCGTTTAATTATTCACGAATCAGTTTATGATACTGTAAAAGAAAACTTAATCAAAGCCTACGGGCAATTAAAAATCGGCGATCCGTTAGATGAAAAAAATCATGTTGGACCATTGATTGACAAAGAAGCAGTAAGAAATTACCAAAGTTCTATTGAAAGCATTATTGCTGAAGGTGGTAGAATAATTGTGGAAGGTGGGGTTTTAGAAGGTCGCGGATATGAAAGTGGTTGTTACGTAAAACCTGCCATTGCAGAAGCAAAAAACGATATGGCCATTGTACAACATGAAACTTTTGCACCGATATTATATTTAATAAAATACAAAACCTTAGATGAAGCTATTGACTATCAAAATGCGGTGCCACAAGGTTTATCAAGCGCTATCATGACAACCAATATGCGTGAAGCTGAATTGTTTTTAAGCGCTATGGGTAGCGATTGCGGAATTGCTAACGTGAACATTGGAACCAGCGGTGCAGAAATTGGCGGAGCATTTGGTGGTGAAAAAGAAACAGGTGGTGGACGTGAAAGTGGCTCTGATGCATGGAAAGCCTATATGCGTAGACAAACAAATACATTAAACTGGGGAGACACTTTACCTTTAGCGCAAGGAATTAAATTTGATTTGGGGTAA